The Arachis hypogaea cultivar Tifrunner chromosome 16, arahy.Tifrunner.gnm2.J5K5, whole genome shotgun sequence genome contains a region encoding:
- the LOC112758247 gene encoding threonine dehydratase biosynthetic, chloroplastic-like, which yields MESCQLKTYNLTETDLVKDHLRYLMGGRSNVQNEVLCRFIFPERPGALTKFLDSFSPRWNISLFHYRGQGETGANVLVGIQVPRVEMDEFHDRANRLG from the exons ATGGAGTCTTGTCAGCTTAAAACTTACAATCTCACAGAAACTGACTTGGTGAAAGATCACCTTCGTTACCTG ATGGGAGGCCGTTCAAACGTTCAAAATGAGGTTCTTTGTCGTTTCATCTTTCCAGAAAGACCTGGTGCTCTAACGAAGTTCTTGGATTCCTTCAGTCCACGATGGAATATTAGCTTGTTCCATTATCGTGGGCAG GGTGAAACTGGAGCAAATGTGTTGGTAGGAATACAGGTACCAAGAGTTGAGATGGACGAATTCCATGATCGTGCTAACAGACTTGGATGA
- the LOC112754355 gene encoding E3 ubiquitin-protein ligase UPL7 isoform X1, with translation MDGTRKQQVSLRGASAKEITRDVLLEKVNRERELRNHAKRAAAAALLIQRVWRRFKVTKMVALQLQQEWEKLVNNYTAARTAIWISNNLLRPFLFFITRFSTWLQIAQSKKIHSMKICFTILLESMNSSDSKQNFCFLAIGTPEERRIWIYQARRLTSLGFSILSEFSECISGAQNLNIVTSLAMRLLVMFTDPKGWKGIVDDNRQDADLAAKDLIQFIGSNKSGSYVSIARYITALDNYSCQTKNIIPADELFFITASAITLAVRPFYLTNIDVIGPDMLDHNHATKQYIVYLLTIPSLLQHLPSVLQPALRHKSILFPCFKTLLILKEKVLMEMSELVQSDNLVAFREIPPVGWALTNIICLATGNENGSVNARSLNQGLDYALYVHVVITLAESLLAHLDNIGWMRKKRKTVQTDAGTSTDPVGTVMYDGEATYESLIMSYMDQFRPVTQLSHLTNLLASINRDGTNKVETPQSNRLPCLKKLDLFDVALFYSNLLRVFSTLSPIRGSLPVLNMLSFTPGFILQLWEVLEVSLFSGDKHISVYHTSGNAKHKTFEKIQKQISKDGGNRWVNVLQKFTGKSQAASDVTDPVGSYSEPSRENEDSLELWDVEPMRHGPQGIPKDMFSVLHLFCATYSHLLSVLDDIEFYEKQVPFRLEQQRRIASMLNTLVYNGLSHGSGSHNKPLMDCAIRCLHLMYERDCRHPFCPPDLWLAPARKSRPPIAVAARTHEVLSANLRFDDSSASLSAGSVIIITPHVFPFEERVEMFRELIKMDKASRKMAGEISEPGSRAIEIVVCRGHIVEDGFRQLNSLGSRLKSSIHVSFVSECGLPEAGLDYGGLSKEFLTDLSKAAFAPEYGLFSQTSTSDRLLIPTESARYLDNGLQMIEFLGRIVGKALYEGILLDYSFSHVFVQKLLGRYSFLDELSTLDPELYRNVLYVKNYEGDVKELCLDFTVTEESFGKRHVIELKSGGKDISVTNENKLQYIHAMADYKLNIQILPLSNAFYRGLTDLISPSWLKLFNAGEFNQLLSGGNYDIDIDDLKNNTRYTGGYNEGSKTIKIFWEVVKGFKPDERCMLLKFVTSCSRAPLLGFKYLQPAFTIHKVACDVPLWTTFGGQDVDRLPSASTCYNTLKLPTYKRPGTLRTKLLYAITSNAGFELS, from the exons AGGTTAACAGAGAAAGAGAGCTTCGCAATCATGCTAAACgagctgctgctgctgctctctTGATTCAG AGAGTATGGAGGCGCTTCAAGGTCACAAAGATGGTTGCTCTGCAGCTTCAGCAGGAGTGGGAGAAATTGGTGAATAATTATACTGCTGCAAGGACAGCCATATGGATTTCAAACAATTTATTGAGAccatttcttttctttataacCCGATTCTCAACCTGGCTTCAGATagcccaaagcaagaaaatacaCTCCATGAAGATTTGCTTCACCATCTTATTGGAAAGCATGAACTCTTCAG ATTCAAAGCAGAACTTTTGCTTTCTCGCTATTGGTACGCCTGAAGAGAGAAGAATATGGATTTACCAGGCACGGAGGCTAACTTCTCTCGGTTTCTCCATTCTTTCAGAGTTCAGTGAATGCATTTCAGGTGCTCAGAATTTAAATATTGTGACATCACTTGCAATGCGTCTCTTGGTCATGTTTACTGATCCAAAAGGATGGAAAGGCATTGTTGATGACAATCGTCAAGATGCAGATTTAGCAGCGAAGGATTTAATTCAGTTCATTGGGAGTAATAAAAGTGGTAGTTATGTATCTATTGCTAGATATATAACTGCACTTGATAATTATTCTTGCCAGACAAAAAATATCATCCCGGCAGAtgaacttttttttattactgCAAGTGCGATAACTTTAGCCGTGCGTCCATTTTATCTGACAAACATCGATGTAATTGGGCCTGATATGCTGGATCACAACCATGCCACTAAGCAGTACATTGTCTATTTACTGACTATTCCTTCGCTTCTACAACATTTACCATCTGTTCTTCAACCTGCATTAAGGCACAAATCAATTTTATTCCCATGCTTCAAGACTCTATTG ATTTTGAAAGAGAAAGTTTTAATGGAGATGTCAGAGTTAGTACAGTCAGATAATCTTGTTGCTTTCAGGGAAATTCCTCCAGTTGGTTGGGCTCTCACTAACATTATATGTCTAGCAACAGGAAATGAGAATGGTTCTGTGAATGCTAGATCCTTGAATCAAGGTTTGGACTATGCATTGTACGTTCATGTTGTTATAACTTTAGCAGAAAGCCTACTTGCTCATCTTGATAATATTGGATGGAtgcgaaagaaaagaaaaaccgtTCAAACTGATGCTGGAACGTCAACAGATCCAGTTGGTACAGTTATGTATGATGGTGAAGCAACCTATGAGTCATTAATAATGTCATACATGGATCAATTTAGGCCTGTTACTCAGCTGTCACATCTTACAAATCTTTTGGCTTCAATAAATAGAGATGGCACCAACAAGGTTGAGACTCCACAGTCAAATCGTCTGCCATGTCTTAAGAAACTAGATTTGTTTGATGTTGCactattttattctaatttgctTAGAGTATTTTCAACCTTGAGTCCAATTCGTGGCTCATTACCAGTTCTCAACATGCTGTCCTTCACTCCTGGATTTATTCTCCAATTGTGGGAGGTACTGGAGGTTTCCCTTTTTTCTGGAGACAAACATATATCTGTTTATCACACAAGTGGGAATGCCAAACATAAAACGTTTGAGAAGATTCAAAAACAGATAAGTAAAGATGGGGGTAATAGGTGGGTCAATGTTCTTCAGAAGTTTACAGGTAAGTCACAAGCTGCAAGTGATGTTACAGATCCTGTTGGCAGTTATTCTGAGCCCAGCAGAGAGAATGAAGATTCACTAGAGCTATGGGACGTAGAACCTATGAGGCATGGCCCACAAGGGATTCCAAAGGATATGTTTTCTGTGCTTCATCTCTTCTGTGCAACCTATTCTCACCTGCTTTCTGTTCTTGATGACATAGAGTTCTATGAGAAACAA GTTCCATTCAGATTAGAGCAACAACGAAGAATTGCGTCAATGCTAAATACCCTAGTGTATAATGGTTTGTCCCATGGTAGTGGTTCTCATAATAAGCCTCTCATGGATTGTGCTATCAGATGCTTACATTTAATGTATGAAAGGGATTGTAGACACCCATTTTGTCCTCCTGATTTGTGGCTTGCTCCCGCTAGAAAAAGCCGGCCACCAATTGCAGTTGCTGCCAGAACCCATGAAGTTTTATCAGCCAACCTAAGATTTGATGATTCATCAGCTTCCCTGAGTGCAGGTTCTGTTATCATCATTACCCCTCATGTTTTCCCTTTTGAAGAAAG AGTTGAGATGTTTCGCGAATTAATCAAGATGGATAAGGCCTCGCGAAAAATGGCTGGTGAAATTTCTGAACCTGGTTCACGAGCAATTGAGATAGTAGTATGTCGGGGTCATATTGTTGAAGATGGATTCCGACAATTGAATTCCCTTGGGTCAAGATTGAAGTCCTCTATCCATGTGTCATTTGTCAGTGAATGTGGCCTTCCTGAGGCTGGCCTGGACTATGGTGGATTATCTAAGGAATTTTTGACAGACTTATCAAAAGCAGCTTTTGCTCCTGA ATATGGATTATTTTCCCAAACCTCAACCTCCGATAGGCTTCTAATTCCTACTGAATCTGCAAGATATTTAGATAATGGTCTTCAAATGATTGAGTTCCTTGGAAGAATTGTTGGTAAAGCTCTTTATGAAGGAATATTACTTGATTACTCCTTCTCTCATGTTTTTGTACAAAAGCTATTGGGACGGTATAGCTTTCTTGATGAGTTATCAACACTTGATCCAGAGCTATACAGGAATGTTTTGTATGTCAAG AATTATGAGGGTGACGTGAAGGAACTCTGTCTTGATTTCACAGTAACTGAAGAATCATTTGGCAAAAGACATGTGATTGAGCTTAAGTCTGGTGGAAAAGATATTTCTGTGACAAACGAGAATAAGTTGCAGTATATACATGCAATGGCTGATTATAAACTCAACATACAG ATACTGCCATTGTCAAATGCATTTTATAGAGGGTTAACCGATCTTATATCTCCATCCTGGTTGAAATTATTCAATGCCGGTGAATTTAATCAG TTGCTTTCAGGTGGCAATTATGATATTgacattgatgatttgaaaaataacaCCCGATACACTGGAGGTTACAATGAGGGAAGCAAGACAATCAAGATTTTTTGGGAG GTGGTTAAAGGCTTCAAACCAGATGAGCGCTGTATGCTTCTTAAATTTGTCACGAGTTGTTCTCGTGCTCCATTACTTGGGTTTAAATACTTGCAGCCAGCTTTTACAATCCACAAG GTTGCTTGTGATGTTCCTCTTTGGACAACATTTGGAGGACAAGATGTGGATCGGCTTCCATCAGCTTCAACCTGCTACAATACTCTTAAG CTTCCAACGTACAAACGACCTGGCACATTGAGAACGAAGCTGCTATATGCCATTACCTCAAATGCTGGATTTGAACTTTCTTGA
- the LOC112754355 gene encoding E3 ubiquitin-protein ligase UPL7 isoform X2 — protein MDGTRKQQVSLRGASAKEITRDVLLEKVNRERELRNHAKRAAAAALLIQRVWRRFKVTKMVALQLQQEWEKLVNNYTAARTAIWISNNLLRPFLFFITRFSTWLQIAQSKKIHSMKICFTILLESMNSSDSKQNFCFLAIGTPEERRIWIYQARRLTSLGFSILSEFSECISGAQNLNIVTSLAMRLLVMFTDPKGWKGIVDDNRQDADLAAKDLIQFIGSNKSGSYVSIARYITALDNYSCQTKNIIPADELFFITASAITLAVRPFYLTNIDVIGPDMLDHNHATKQYIVYLLTIPSLLQHLPSVLQPALRHKSILFPCFKTLLILKEKVLMEMSELVQSDNLVAFREIPPVGWALTNIICLATGNENGSVNARSLNQGLDYALYVHVVITLAESLLAHLDNIGWMRKKRKTVQTDAGTSTDPVGTVMYDGEATYESLIMSYMDQFRPVTQLSHLTNLLASINRDGTNKVETPQSNRLPCLKKLDLFDVALFYSNLLRVFSTLSPIRGSLPVLNMLSFTPGFILQLWEVLEVSLFSGDKHISVYHTSGNAKHKTFEKIQKQISKDGGNRWVNVLQKFTGKSQAASDVTDPVGSYSEPSRENEDSLELWDVEPMRHGPQGIPKDMFSVLHLFCATYSHLLSVLDDIEFYEKQVPFRLEQQRRIASMLNTLVYNGLSHGSGSHNKPLMDCAIRCLHLMYERDCRHPFCPPDLWLAPARKSRPPIAVAARTHEVLSANLRFDDSSASLSAGSVIIITPHVFPFEERVEMFRELIKMDKASRKMAGEISEPGSRAIEIVVCRGHIVEDGFRQLNSLGSRLKSSIHVSFVSECGLPEAGLDYGGLSKEFLTDLSKAAFAPEYGLFSQTSTSDRLLIPTESARYLDNGLQMIEFLGRIVGKALYEGILLDYSFSHVFVQKLLGRYSFLDELSTLDPELYRNVLYVKNYEGDVKELCLDFTVTEESFGKRHVIELKSGGKDISVTNENKLQYIHAMADYKLNIQILPLSNAFYRGLTDLISPSWLKLFNAGEFNQLLSGGNYDIDIDDLKNNTRYTGGYNEGSKTIKIFWEVACDVPLWTTFGGQDVDRLPSASTCYNTLKLPTYKRPGTLRTKLLYAITSNAGFELS, from the exons AGGTTAACAGAGAAAGAGAGCTTCGCAATCATGCTAAACgagctgctgctgctgctctctTGATTCAG AGAGTATGGAGGCGCTTCAAGGTCACAAAGATGGTTGCTCTGCAGCTTCAGCAGGAGTGGGAGAAATTGGTGAATAATTATACTGCTGCAAGGACAGCCATATGGATTTCAAACAATTTATTGAGAccatttcttttctttataacCCGATTCTCAACCTGGCTTCAGATagcccaaagcaagaaaatacaCTCCATGAAGATTTGCTTCACCATCTTATTGGAAAGCATGAACTCTTCAG ATTCAAAGCAGAACTTTTGCTTTCTCGCTATTGGTACGCCTGAAGAGAGAAGAATATGGATTTACCAGGCACGGAGGCTAACTTCTCTCGGTTTCTCCATTCTTTCAGAGTTCAGTGAATGCATTTCAGGTGCTCAGAATTTAAATATTGTGACATCACTTGCAATGCGTCTCTTGGTCATGTTTACTGATCCAAAAGGATGGAAAGGCATTGTTGATGACAATCGTCAAGATGCAGATTTAGCAGCGAAGGATTTAATTCAGTTCATTGGGAGTAATAAAAGTGGTAGTTATGTATCTATTGCTAGATATATAACTGCACTTGATAATTATTCTTGCCAGACAAAAAATATCATCCCGGCAGAtgaacttttttttattactgCAAGTGCGATAACTTTAGCCGTGCGTCCATTTTATCTGACAAACATCGATGTAATTGGGCCTGATATGCTGGATCACAACCATGCCACTAAGCAGTACATTGTCTATTTACTGACTATTCCTTCGCTTCTACAACATTTACCATCTGTTCTTCAACCTGCATTAAGGCACAAATCAATTTTATTCCCATGCTTCAAGACTCTATTG ATTTTGAAAGAGAAAGTTTTAATGGAGATGTCAGAGTTAGTACAGTCAGATAATCTTGTTGCTTTCAGGGAAATTCCTCCAGTTGGTTGGGCTCTCACTAACATTATATGTCTAGCAACAGGAAATGAGAATGGTTCTGTGAATGCTAGATCCTTGAATCAAGGTTTGGACTATGCATTGTACGTTCATGTTGTTATAACTTTAGCAGAAAGCCTACTTGCTCATCTTGATAATATTGGATGGAtgcgaaagaaaagaaaaaccgtTCAAACTGATGCTGGAACGTCAACAGATCCAGTTGGTACAGTTATGTATGATGGTGAAGCAACCTATGAGTCATTAATAATGTCATACATGGATCAATTTAGGCCTGTTACTCAGCTGTCACATCTTACAAATCTTTTGGCTTCAATAAATAGAGATGGCACCAACAAGGTTGAGACTCCACAGTCAAATCGTCTGCCATGTCTTAAGAAACTAGATTTGTTTGATGTTGCactattttattctaatttgctTAGAGTATTTTCAACCTTGAGTCCAATTCGTGGCTCATTACCAGTTCTCAACATGCTGTCCTTCACTCCTGGATTTATTCTCCAATTGTGGGAGGTACTGGAGGTTTCCCTTTTTTCTGGAGACAAACATATATCTGTTTATCACACAAGTGGGAATGCCAAACATAAAACGTTTGAGAAGATTCAAAAACAGATAAGTAAAGATGGGGGTAATAGGTGGGTCAATGTTCTTCAGAAGTTTACAGGTAAGTCACAAGCTGCAAGTGATGTTACAGATCCTGTTGGCAGTTATTCTGAGCCCAGCAGAGAGAATGAAGATTCACTAGAGCTATGGGACGTAGAACCTATGAGGCATGGCCCACAAGGGATTCCAAAGGATATGTTTTCTGTGCTTCATCTCTTCTGTGCAACCTATTCTCACCTGCTTTCTGTTCTTGATGACATAGAGTTCTATGAGAAACAA GTTCCATTCAGATTAGAGCAACAACGAAGAATTGCGTCAATGCTAAATACCCTAGTGTATAATGGTTTGTCCCATGGTAGTGGTTCTCATAATAAGCCTCTCATGGATTGTGCTATCAGATGCTTACATTTAATGTATGAAAGGGATTGTAGACACCCATTTTGTCCTCCTGATTTGTGGCTTGCTCCCGCTAGAAAAAGCCGGCCACCAATTGCAGTTGCTGCCAGAACCCATGAAGTTTTATCAGCCAACCTAAGATTTGATGATTCATCAGCTTCCCTGAGTGCAGGTTCTGTTATCATCATTACCCCTCATGTTTTCCCTTTTGAAGAAAG AGTTGAGATGTTTCGCGAATTAATCAAGATGGATAAGGCCTCGCGAAAAATGGCTGGTGAAATTTCTGAACCTGGTTCACGAGCAATTGAGATAGTAGTATGTCGGGGTCATATTGTTGAAGATGGATTCCGACAATTGAATTCCCTTGGGTCAAGATTGAAGTCCTCTATCCATGTGTCATTTGTCAGTGAATGTGGCCTTCCTGAGGCTGGCCTGGACTATGGTGGATTATCTAAGGAATTTTTGACAGACTTATCAAAAGCAGCTTTTGCTCCTGA ATATGGATTATTTTCCCAAACCTCAACCTCCGATAGGCTTCTAATTCCTACTGAATCTGCAAGATATTTAGATAATGGTCTTCAAATGATTGAGTTCCTTGGAAGAATTGTTGGTAAAGCTCTTTATGAAGGAATATTACTTGATTACTCCTTCTCTCATGTTTTTGTACAAAAGCTATTGGGACGGTATAGCTTTCTTGATGAGTTATCAACACTTGATCCAGAGCTATACAGGAATGTTTTGTATGTCAAG AATTATGAGGGTGACGTGAAGGAACTCTGTCTTGATTTCACAGTAACTGAAGAATCATTTGGCAAAAGACATGTGATTGAGCTTAAGTCTGGTGGAAAAGATATTTCTGTGACAAACGAGAATAAGTTGCAGTATATACATGCAATGGCTGATTATAAACTCAACATACAG ATACTGCCATTGTCAAATGCATTTTATAGAGGGTTAACCGATCTTATATCTCCATCCTGGTTGAAATTATTCAATGCCGGTGAATTTAATCAG TTGCTTTCAGGTGGCAATTATGATATTgacattgatgatttgaaaaataacaCCCGATACACTGGAGGTTACAATGAGGGAAGCAAGACAATCAAGATTTTTTGGGAG GTTGCTTGTGATGTTCCTCTTTGGACAACATTTGGAGGACAAGATGTGGATCGGCTTCCATCAGCTTCAACCTGCTACAATACTCTTAAG CTTCCAACGTACAAACGACCTGGCACATTGAGAACGAAGCTGCTATATGCCATTACCTCAAATGCTGGATTTGAACTTTCTTGA